One region of Oceanipulchritudo coccoides genomic DNA includes:
- the xerD gene encoding site-specific tyrosine recombinase XerD, whose amino-acid sequence MGSLKSKRWSDSIDRAIDSLPPALADGVDAFGVFIELEKGHSRHTVEGYQRDICQCAQFVATKCKRQIWESVKGEDISAWLQSLDDEDYSAASLARKLSALKHCARFLVAEKVIRDDFTELLSAPKLARHLPDTLSPEEVDALLEAPSRHSAQGLRDRAFLELMYSSGLRVSELCALTLQNLDLEEGFLRVEAGKRGKDRLTPVGGRAIEAIKAYLHTARPQLVRPKTGSVVFLSNRGTALSRKTVWHWIKKYAQVAGIEKSVKPHGLRHSFATHLLSNGADLRAIQEMLGHADIGTTEIYTKVDRKQLISAHKRFHPRKA is encoded by the coding sequence ATGGGTTCCCTCAAAAGCAAGCGCTGGAGTGATTCGATCGACCGTGCGATTGATTCCCTGCCGCCCGCACTGGCCGATGGGGTGGATGCTTTCGGGGTCTTTATCGAGCTCGAGAAGGGGCATTCCCGGCACACGGTGGAAGGGTATCAGCGCGATATTTGTCAATGTGCCCAATTTGTTGCTACAAAGTGCAAGCGCCAGATATGGGAATCCGTCAAGGGCGAGGATATCTCGGCCTGGCTGCAATCGCTGGATGACGAGGACTACAGTGCAGCGTCCCTGGCCCGCAAACTGAGTGCCTTGAAGCATTGCGCCCGCTTTTTGGTCGCTGAGAAAGTCATTCGGGATGATTTTACCGAGCTGTTGAGCGCCCCCAAACTGGCCCGTCATTTGCCGGACACGCTCTCTCCGGAGGAAGTGGACGCCTTGCTTGAGGCACCCAGCCGGCATTCCGCACAGGGGCTGAGGGACCGGGCATTCCTTGAGTTGATGTACAGCAGCGGGTTGCGCGTTTCGGAGCTTTGTGCCCTGACGCTCCAGAACCTTGATCTTGAGGAAGGCTTCCTCCGGGTGGAGGCGGGCAAACGCGGCAAAGATCGACTAACCCCCGTCGGCGGCCGGGCCATCGAAGCGATCAAAGCTTATCTGCATACTGCGCGCCCGCAGTTGGTCCGTCCAAAGACTGGAAGTGTGGTTTTTCTCAGTAACAGGGGAACAGCCCTTTCGAGGAAGACCGTCTGGCACTGGATCAAGAAGTATGCGCAAGTAGCTGGTATCGAGAAGTCGGTGAAGCCCCACGGCCTCCGGCACTCCTTTGCGACGCATCTGCTCAGTAATGGAGCGGACCTTCGTGCTATTCAGGAGATGCTTGGACATGCAGATATTGGCACAACAGAGATTTACACGAAAGTGGATCGCAAACAGCTCATTAGCGCGCACAAGCGGTTCCATCCGCGCAAGGCCTAA
- the argA gene encoding amino-acid N-acetyltransferase encodes MKLDGRENDRELNPADLRGILKYVPQWRHHTFVIALDGSVVEEDTINNLMLQLAVLRNLGIRLVVVYGIGEQVMKLAKDKHLKVSEARGYGPTDYATLEVAINAAGRVGHQIERGLTRNGLKCARVNAVRATDRGIIKGVNQLFTGKVEKIDAELIIKLMADEMVPLISPVAFTKDGSERRINSDLLGAELAIALKASKLIYILPYPGLTYKGQLRLNVDFQEVKKHLDSKQKLIDEAVRSKAEYAVKAIEGGTPRAHIIDCRIHDGLLMEVFSKVGIGSMIHSNPYSQIRAARRKDVGAIFTLTKSAVREEILRPRSRASIEADIADYHVYEIDDSIIGCFRITNFPRSRTSELGAVYVHPAYQGRRIGKAMVQFAAEACAKKNKNRLVALTTQTSAFFRDTCGFSVGQRALLPKPLREQLERSDRNSQIFYKDL; translated from the coding sequence ATGAAACTAGACGGAAGGGAAAATGACCGGGAGCTGAACCCGGCCGACCTGCGCGGCATTCTGAAATATGTCCCGCAATGGCGTCACCATACTTTCGTCATCGCGCTGGATGGCTCAGTCGTTGAGGAGGACACGATCAACAACCTCATGCTCCAACTGGCTGTCCTGCGAAACCTTGGCATTCGCCTGGTGGTTGTCTACGGGATCGGCGAACAGGTCATGAAGCTGGCCAAGGACAAACATCTAAAAGTGTCGGAAGCGCGTGGCTACGGGCCCACGGATTATGCAACCCTCGAGGTGGCCATTAATGCGGCTGGACGGGTTGGTCACCAGATAGAGCGAGGGCTCACCCGCAACGGGCTCAAGTGCGCGCGCGTCAACGCCGTTCGGGCAACCGACCGTGGCATCATCAAGGGAGTGAACCAACTCTTCACCGGTAAAGTGGAAAAAATCGACGCCGAGCTGATTATAAAGCTCATGGCCGATGAAATGGTCCCCCTCATCAGCCCGGTGGCCTTCACCAAGGACGGTTCCGAGCGGCGGATTAATTCGGATCTTCTTGGCGCTGAACTCGCGATTGCCCTCAAGGCCTCCAAGTTAATTTATATCCTGCCCTACCCGGGATTAACCTACAAGGGACAGCTTCGGCTCAATGTCGACTTTCAGGAGGTCAAGAAACACCTCGATTCCAAACAAAAGCTCATTGATGAGGCTGTCCGCTCAAAGGCGGAATACGCCGTTAAGGCAATCGAGGGCGGCACGCCGCGGGCCCACATTATCGACTGTCGCATCCACGACGGACTCCTGATGGAGGTCTTCTCCAAAGTCGGTATCGGATCCATGATTCATTCCAATCCGTACTCCCAGATCCGGGCCGCCCGACGCAAGGATGTCGGGGCAATCTTCACGCTTACCAAGTCGGCGGTGCGCGAGGAAATTCTTCGGCCGCGCTCCCGGGCCAGCATTGAAGCGGACATCGCGGACTACCATGTCTACGAGATTGATGACAGCATCATCGGATGCTTCCGCATCACCAACTTTCCCCGGTCAAGGACCTCCGAGCTTGGGGCAGTCTACGTCCATCCTGCTTATCAGGGACGCCGGATTGGCAAAGCCATGGTGCAGTTTGCCGCTGAAGCATGCGCGAAAAAGAACAAGAACCGGCTGGTCGCCCTGACCACGCAGACCTCCGCCTTTTTCCGGGATACCTGCGGGTTTTCGGTCGGCCAGCGCGCTCTCCTGCCAAAGCCTTTGCGAGAACAACTCGAACGCAGCGATCGCAACTCGCAGATTTTCTACAAGGACTTGTAG
- the metF gene encoding methylenetetrahydrofolate reductase [NAD(P)H] gives MSKNRPITEFLSRNRPVISVEFFPPKDESGGEQIVAAAKEIREQIDPDFVSITYGAGGGTRERTYRYASILKDEYGFEVMPHLTCVGSSREELLEIISAYQAAGFCNIMALRGDPPSGESTFTPHPDGLPYAGDLVKLIRDNYSGFSIGVAGYPEVHPEATSAEDDLCHLKGKVDAGASFITTQLFYDNANFLEFVKRCQGAGIDIPIIPGLMPIRSAKQAKRFCQHIPAELEAALEAAGDDPKKTREVGVDWTHRQIAGLMDAGIKAFHMYIMNRSGMAVEVIKRLRQSGRL, from the coding sequence ATGTCTAAAAACCGTCCAATAACTGAATTTCTGTCCCGAAATCGCCCAGTGATCTCGGTGGAATTTTTTCCCCCGAAGGATGAATCGGGCGGGGAACAGATCGTAGCGGCGGCGAAGGAGATCCGGGAACAGATAGATCCCGATTTTGTCTCAATCACGTATGGAGCCGGTGGCGGGACACGTGAGCGGACCTACCGCTACGCTTCGATCCTGAAGGATGAATACGGGTTTGAAGTCATGCCACACCTGACCTGTGTCGGTTCCTCCCGCGAGGAGCTGCTGGAGATCATTTCGGCTTACCAGGCGGCAGGATTCTGCAACATCATGGCCCTTCGGGGGGACCCGCCAAGTGGAGAAAGCACCTTCACACCGCATCCCGACGGACTTCCCTATGCGGGTGATCTGGTCAAGCTGATCCGGGACAACTACTCCGGGTTCAGCATCGGCGTGGCCGGCTATCCGGAGGTGCATCCGGAGGCAACTTCCGCCGAAGACGACCTGTGCCACTTGAAGGGAAAAGTGGACGCTGGGGCTTCCTTCATCACGACGCAGCTTTTCTACGATAACGCCAACTTTCTGGAATTTGTAAAGCGATGCCAGGGAGCGGGTATTGACATCCCTATCATACCGGGGCTGATGCCAATCCGTTCCGCCAAGCAGGCCAAGCGCTTTTGCCAGCACATTCCTGCTGAGTTGGAAGCAGCCTTGGAAGCGGCTGGTGATGACCCGAAAAAGACTCGTGAAGTTGGCGTCGACTGGACCCACCGGCAAATAGCCGGCTTGATGGATGCCGGCATCAAGGCCTTTCACATGTATATCATGAATCGCAGCGGAATGGCCGTGGAAGTGATCAAGCGTCTCCGGCAATCAGGCCGCCTCTAG
- the rlmN gene encoding 23S rRNA (adenine(2503)-C(2))-methyltransferase RlmN, with product MRFQPSKPSLYGMSPDQLVAFLKPAGFPAFRAKQILDWLYRKRVASFKEMTNLPTALIEWLDLNACMSPNSVLLVKKASDVTEKLLLEGEDKSLVETVLIRYPQRGVGSESSRKTICVSSQVGCAYGCKFCASGLAGWKRDLTDAEIIAQFIHVARIEQERDASRPDQSVPFDNIVFMGMGEPLANYDNVVNAIRTLNAEWGLHFGARRITVSTSGLVPQIHKLADEPIQFRLALSLHGATNEVRQKIMPINKRYPLEELIPAVQAFSDKHGRMLTLEFILIDSVNDSFEQAHKLAQIAQSLHAHVNIIPYNRVEGLPWKRPNINRQMAFSKILKEARISHTVRKEKGHDIDAACGQLRLQTEKQRQA from the coding sequence ATGCGTTTCCAACCGTCCAAGCCTTCCCTCTATGGCATGTCACCTGATCAACTGGTGGCCTTTCTCAAGCCTGCAGGATTTCCGGCCTTCCGTGCCAAGCAGATCCTCGACTGGCTCTACCGGAAACGCGTCGCCTCCTTCAAGGAGATGACCAACCTGCCCACCGCCCTCATTGAATGGCTCGATCTTAACGCCTGCATGAGCCCGAACTCCGTCCTTCTTGTGAAAAAGGCCAGCGACGTCACCGAGAAGCTGCTCCTCGAGGGCGAGGACAAGTCACTCGTGGAAACAGTCCTTATTCGTTACCCTCAGCGTGGAGTGGGTTCGGAATCATCACGCAAGACCATCTGCGTCTCTTCACAGGTTGGCTGTGCTTATGGATGCAAGTTTTGTGCTTCCGGGCTAGCCGGTTGGAAGCGCGACCTGACCGACGCTGAAATCATCGCCCAGTTCATCCATGTTGCCCGGATTGAACAGGAGAGGGATGCAAGCCGGCCCGACCAAAGCGTTCCCTTTGACAATATCGTCTTCATGGGCATGGGCGAACCGCTCGCCAACTACGATAATGTCGTCAATGCCATTCGCACACTGAATGCCGAATGGGGCCTCCATTTTGGCGCACGCCGCATCACTGTCTCCACCTCCGGCCTCGTCCCGCAAATTCACAAGCTCGCCGACGAGCCGATCCAATTTCGACTCGCCCTCAGCCTCCATGGAGCCACCAACGAGGTCAGGCAGAAAATTATGCCCATCAACAAGCGATACCCGCTTGAAGAGCTGATTCCCGCAGTCCAGGCTTTCTCGGACAAACATGGTCGCATGCTTACCCTCGAGTTTATCCTCATCGACAGCGTCAATGATTCGTTCGAGCAGGCTCATAAGCTTGCTCAAATTGCCCAGTCCCTCCATGCGCATGTGAACATCATTCCCTATAATCGCGTCGAAGGGCTTCCCTGGAAACGCCCCAATATCAACCGCCAGATGGCTTTTTCCAAAATCCTCAAGGAGGCCCGGATCTCCCACACCGTCCGCAAGGAAAAGGGCCACGATATCGATGCCGCCTGTGGCCAGCTTCGCCTCCAGACTGAGAAACAACGCCAGGCCTGA
- a CDS encoding Na+/H+ antiporter NhaC family protein, which produces MMKGKRLIWLLAGIAVVTALIEIAGLGMASIWPSVAALLLVFTTRNVLMGLLGGALIGTVLLVDGQLWLVPLQLVERHLLPNFGSSWKSGAILFTLILGGFVHLLERGGVLQALLTRLLHGRSKRKVEAGAGLFGLVCFFDGLANSLMVGRLFQPLAANAGVSRVRLAYIVDTTSAAVACLAFISTWIAYQLAMIREGFILAGQEANAEPYHLFFASLPHNYYAWFALLLMGFAIWKQWNFGPMKAAEETQPDSGGIDLPEEAFKGALWRAWIPVAALLAIIFVGIYTDGVHRAGKALLPLTFDKLAMSFAEANVPAILIIGSAVGALLAWWFLPRSVLKKGETGGGVFMEGMIQLFQPVLILIMAWMLSSTLKDLQAADYLGELLGDRIPVSLFPLAVFLTGSLVAFTTGTSWGTMGLLMPLAIPLGFSISGGDYAEGMRVMPMVVGAVFSGAVFGDHCSPISDTTIVSSMACGIDPMDHVRTQLPYALLAAMAAATLGFLGVGILGGPAWASPLAALVFAAMLVVFSSIWGEKASKA; this is translated from the coding sequence ATGATGAAGGGCAAGCGATTAATCTGGCTCCTGGCCGGGATTGCCGTGGTGACTGCGCTGATTGAGATCGCCGGTCTGGGAATGGCTTCGATTTGGCCAAGTGTGGCGGCCCTCCTGCTCGTCTTCACAACACGCAACGTGTTGATGGGCCTCCTTGGCGGTGCTCTCATCGGGACCGTGCTTCTGGTCGACGGACAGCTCTGGCTGGTGCCTTTGCAGCTGGTGGAACGGCACCTTTTGCCCAATTTTGGCAGCTCGTGGAAAAGCGGGGCCATTCTATTCACGCTGATCCTGGGTGGATTTGTCCACTTGCTTGAACGGGGTGGGGTGCTCCAAGCCCTGTTAACCCGGCTCCTGCATGGACGGTCAAAACGAAAAGTGGAAGCGGGTGCCGGGCTTTTCGGACTGGTGTGTTTCTTTGATGGCTTGGCGAACAGCCTCATGGTCGGGCGCCTTTTCCAGCCCCTTGCGGCAAATGCCGGAGTGAGCCGCGTGAGGCTGGCCTACATTGTCGACACAACCAGCGCAGCGGTTGCGTGCCTGGCCTTTATTTCCACTTGGATCGCCTACCAATTGGCGATGATTCGTGAGGGATTTATTCTTGCCGGACAGGAGGCCAACGCGGAACCGTACCACCTCTTTTTTGCCAGCTTGCCGCATAACTACTACGCATGGTTTGCCCTGCTGCTGATGGGTTTCGCGATTTGGAAACAATGGAATTTCGGCCCGATGAAGGCCGCAGAAGAGACCCAACCAGATTCAGGTGGTATTGATCTGCCTGAGGAGGCATTCAAGGGAGCGCTTTGGCGGGCCTGGATTCCGGTGGCCGCTCTTTTGGCGATCATCTTTGTTGGAATCTACACCGACGGGGTTCATCGGGCGGGCAAAGCCCTCCTGCCACTGACCTTCGACAAGCTGGCGATGAGTTTTGCTGAGGCAAACGTGCCAGCCATCCTGATCATTGGCAGTGCAGTCGGAGCCCTTCTTGCGTGGTGGTTCCTTCCCCGTTCAGTCCTCAAGAAGGGCGAAACCGGTGGAGGGGTTTTTATGGAGGGGATGATCCAGCTTTTCCAGCCGGTACTGATCCTCATTATGGCCTGGATGCTCAGTAGCACACTCAAGGATCTCCAAGCGGCCGATTATCTTGGAGAGCTCCTTGGCGACCGGATTCCCGTTTCCCTTTTCCCTCTAGCGGTATTCCTCACGGGGAGTCTTGTCGCTTTTACTACCGGGACATCCTGGGGGACGATGGGTCTGCTGATGCCTCTGGCCATTCCGCTGGGATTCAGTATCTCGGGCGGAGATTACGCCGAAGGCATGCGGGTGATGCCGATGGTCGTGGGGGCAGTCTTCAGTGGAGCCGTTTTCGGGGACCACTGCTCGCCGATCAGCGACACGACAATCGTCTCCTCGATGGCCTGCGGCATCGATCCCATGGATCACGTCCGAACCCAGTTGCCATACGCCTTGCTGGCGGCCATGGCTGCTGCCACGCTGGGCTTTCTTGGTGTGGGAATTCTGGGCGGGCCGGCATGGGCCTCACCCTTGGCAGCCCTCGTTTTTGCCGCGATGCTCGTCGTATTTTCTTCAATTTGGGGCGAGAAAGCATCCAAAGCTTGA